In Mycoplasma sp. OR1901, the following are encoded in one genomic region:
- the rsmH gene encoding 16S rRNA (cytosine(1402)-N(4))-methyltransferase RsmH, whose amino-acid sequence MNDSKEHYPVLLSETIDSLNIKPDGIYVDLTLGMGGHSSEILKHLTTGHLYSFDKDSFAIEKSNERLSKISNNFTLIKSDFKDIKSKLEELNIYKVDGIIADLGISSPQIDNKERGFSYNKDAQLDMRMDQDQELDAKYIVNQYSQSELENILWKYADVKLSKRVAKAIIDNRPINGTLELVDIIKSAYPAAILRQKNPAKAVFQAIRIEVNNELGSLEIMLKDAVELLKPNSTLSIITFHSIEDRIVKNYFKTLTVSKMPSKLPVMEVKKYQTKQISPSKSEIEENRRSKSAKLRIITKFE is encoded by the coding sequence ATGAACGATAGTAAAGAACATTACCCCGTACTATTAAGTGAAACTATTGATTCACTTAATATAAAACCTGATGGTATTTATGTGGATTTAACACTTGGTATGGGTGGTCATTCATCAGAAATCTTAAAACATTTAACAACTGGACATTTATATTCATTCGATAAAGATTCATTTGCTATAGAAAAATCTAATGAAAGATTGAGTAAAATATCAAATAACTTTACTTTAATTAAAAGTGATTTCAAAGATATAAAATCAAAATTAGAAGAATTGAATATATACAAAGTGGACGGAATAATCGCTGATTTAGGAATATCATCTCCTCAAATCGATAACAAAGAACGTGGTTTTAGTTACAACAAAGATGCACAACTAGATATGCGTATGGATCAAGACCAAGAACTTGATGCTAAGTATATAGTAAATCAATATTCACAAAGTGAATTAGAAAATATTCTATGAAAATACGCTGATGTTAAACTCTCTAAGCGAGTTGCGAAAGCTATCATAGATAATCGACCAATCAACGGAACCTTAGAACTTGTTGATATTATAAAAAGTGCTTATCCAGCAGCAATACTAAGACAAAAAAACCCTGCAAAAGCTGTTTTTCAAGCAATCAGGATTGAAGTAAATAATGAACTAGGTTCATTAGAAATAATGCTAAAAGATGCTGTCGAACTACTTAAACCTAATTCAACACTTTCAATTATTACTTTTCATTCAATCGAAGATAGAATTGTTAAAAATTATTTCAAAACATTAACAGTATCTAAGATGCCTTCAAAACTCCCTGTTATGGAAGTTAAAAAGTATCAAACTAAACAAATTTCACCTTCAAAAAGTGAAATAGAAGAAAACAGACGCTCAAAAAGCGCAAAATTAAGAATCATAACAAAATTTGAATAA
- a CDS encoding cell division/cell wall cluster transcriptional repressor MraZ, whose translation MLGQQLRNIDSKNRVVLPPIFKEKLGDEFMLTIGFDGNAELRTKEAFNEYLKLFENKSFFDRNVRNLTRLIMGNAFEIKLDSMSRISLPKKIIEKLAIQKEVIFVGVGSMVELWSKEMFEEFENQYNSDDLSKLAQEISTLNER comes from the coding sequence ATGCTAGGACAACAACTAAGAAACATCGATTCCAAAAACAGAGTAGTATTGCCACCAATTTTTAAAGAAAAATTGGGAGATGAATTTATGCTAACAATCGGTTTTGATGGAAACGCTGAATTGAGAACAAAAGAAGCTTTTAATGAATACTTGAAGTTATTCGAAAACAAAAGTTTTTTTGATAGAAATGTACGTAATTTAACAAGATTAATTATGGGAAATGCATTTGAAATTAAATTAGACTCAATGAGCAGAATTAGTTTACCTAAAAAAATTATCGAAAAACTAGCTATCCAAAAAGAAGTAATTTTTGTTGGTGTAGGTTCAATGGTTGAACTATGATCAAAAGAAATGTTTGAAGAATTTGAAAACCAATATAACTCAGATGATTTATCAAAATTAGCACAGGAGATTTCAACATTAAATGAACGATAG
- a CDS encoding YneF family protein: MIELSGGALAGIIIGLIIGIGFAVGLTTFFLTKKMFEKQLKENPPINEKMIRVMFSQMGRKASETQIRQIMRSMKQQK, encoded by the coding sequence ATGATCGAACTTAGCGGAGGAGCTTTAGCTGGAATAATTATTGGTTTAATAATTGGTATCGGTTTTGCTGTGGGATTAACAACATTCTTTTTAACAAAAAAAATGTTTGAAAAACAATTAAAAGAAAATCCACCAATTAATGAAAAAATGATTCGTGTTATGTTCTCACAAATGGGACGTAAAGCAAGCGAAACACAAATTAGACAAATAATGCGTTCAATGAAACAACAGAAATAA
- the smpB gene encoding SsrA-binding protein — MKIIASNKHAFRDYEILDRLEVGISLLGWEIKSARASQVSLDNAYCSIYKDELYIKESFFKQYMLVKAEPTRDRKLLAHKSEIRKLKHKMETQKLTLVPLKFYFNKQSKLKLEIALARGLKKYDKREKIRKEEAQNKIKSTIQFY; from the coding sequence ATGAAAATTATAGCTAGTAACAAACACGCTTTTAGAGATTATGAAATATTAGATCGCCTAGAAGTTGGTATTTCTTTATTGGGATGAGAAATTAAATCTGCACGTGCATCACAAGTTTCTTTAGACAATGCATATTGTTCGATTTACAAAGATGAACTTTATATCAAAGAATCATTTTTTAAACAATATATGTTGGTTAAAGCTGAACCTACACGTGATAGAAAATTATTAGCTCACAAAAGTGAAATTCGTAAGTTAAAACATAAAATGGAAACCCAAAAATTAACTTTAGTTCCACTTAAGTTTTATTTTAATAAACAATCTAAATTAAAACTTGAAATAGCACTAGCACGTGGACTGAAAAAATATGATAAAAGAGAAAAAATCAGAAAAGAAGAAGCTCAAAACAAAATCAAATCAACAATTCAATTTTATTAA
- a CDS encoding TrkA family potassium uptake protein yields MKLKYVDDIAVIGLGRFGQSVVDQLLKLGKNVTIIDKNEERLRLYEEDADNILIGDAAETKFLKGIDIDKIGTVVVAVPNNIEIVAALIEMKVSNLIVRATSRRHAKVLKLIGAHVIIRPEYEAGKRAALISANTNFLRYSDNLQELGDDFVLGTTQVKNPDLFDKKIKDLSLNQRGITIVLIKNKSKNTRPTGDSTLKKDDLVTVIGEVQDVTQAFQWFNKE; encoded by the coding sequence ATGAAATTAAAATACGTAGATGATATAGCGGTGATTGGTTTAGGACGTTTTGGTCAGTCGGTTGTTGATCAACTTTTAAAATTAGGTAAAAATGTAACAATCATTGATAAAAATGAGGAACGTTTAAGATTATACGAAGAAGATGCTGATAATATTTTAATTGGTGATGCAGCTGAAACTAAATTCTTAAAAGGAATCGACATTGATAAAATTGGAACAGTCGTTGTAGCAGTTCCTAATAATATCGAAATAGTTGCTGCTTTAATTGAAATGAAAGTTTCTAATTTAATTGTTAGAGCAACAAGTAGAAGACATGCTAAAGTATTAAAATTAATTGGTGCACATGTTATTATCAGACCTGAATATGAAGCAGGTAAACGTGCAGCTCTTATTTCTGCTAACACTAACTTCCTTAGATATAGTGATAATTTACAAGAACTAGGAGACGACTTTGTGTTAGGTACAACACAAGTAAAAAACCCTGATTTATTCGATAAAAAAATCAAAGATTTATCACTTAATCAACGTGGTATAACAATTGTATTGATTAAAAATAAATCAAAAAATACAAGACCTACAGGGGACTCAACATTAAAAAAAGATGATTTAGTTACTGTAATAGGTGAAGTACAAGATGTTACACAAGCATTCCAATGATTTAATAAAGAATAA
- a CDS encoding TrkH family potassium uptake protein: MNLITKIKRAFRRSFIQSVITKIVNWRNKIPQLKYILLSYTIIVIIFSLLLWSPITQTNPSENWTSATSYVNALFTTASAFSDTGLAVYDTFSHWNMFGQAIIAILILMGGIGIFALKFFVLGYLFQRNNSSVISVKMLQSERGSAKFSQTTKLVIYSVKFLLITILVSGFLMSFYFYYVSPIQTKGIELLLTDSNGNKQYIDPTGDWSLAFRFGFFHTISAINNAGFDIISGNSLLPYYQNYFLQIWFIVLLIIGGIGYPALYDIKRYIRHKLKKKKEKYHFTLFTKISIISYFLIFIVGLAIIISFELTSSGLNDLWNKYYIPTDNFKDYLQWLKYSKNNSTLASQMLSENFDPSSLEGIHKQIWELINKPSKNGESLITFLNYGHLYGSKFDRIFALIFSAFSTRSAGFATVNMRHMTHASSITIIIMMFIGAAPSSTGGGIRTTTFAILILTIYSVLVGNSRVRIFKRSVEQKTVFMSTQVFAIALFLLIVSTMFLITSLDTYGGLIPTSELLSDKDELMIYREHYQIEHLLFEVASAFGTTGLSTGITKNLNSFSKIMIILIMFIGQFGISSTLLVWKRKKSKERNYEYIDSDVAIG; the protein is encoded by the coding sequence ATGAATTTAATTACAAAAATAAAAAGAGCTTTTAGAAGAAGCTTTATACAAAGCGTTATTACTAAAATAGTTAATTGAAGAAATAAAATACCTCAATTAAAATATATTTTATTATCTTATACTATTATAGTTATAATTTTTAGTTTATTATTATGGAGTCCAATTACACAAACTAACCCAAGTGAAAATTGAACTAGTGCAACTTCTTATGTAAATGCACTATTTACTACTGCTAGTGCCTTTAGCGATACAGGATTAGCGGTTTATGATACCTTTAGTCATTGAAACATGTTCGGGCAAGCAATTATTGCTATTTTGATCTTAATGGGTGGTATCGGAATTTTCGCTTTAAAATTCTTTGTCTTAGGATATTTATTTCAACGAAATAATAGTTCAGTAATATCTGTTAAGATGTTACAAAGTGAACGTGGTAGTGCTAAATTTAGCCAAACTACAAAACTAGTTATTTATTCGGTTAAGTTTTTACTTATAACCATTTTAGTATCCGGATTTTTAATGAGTTTTTACTTTTACTATGTTAGTCCGATTCAAACAAAAGGTATTGAATTATTATTAACTGATTCTAACGGTAATAAGCAATACATTGATCCCACAGGAGATTGATCGCTTGCTTTTAGGTTTGGATTTTTCCATACTATTTCAGCAATTAATAATGCCGGTTTTGATATTATCTCAGGTAACTCTTTATTACCATATTATCAAAATTACTTTTTACAAATTTGATTTATTGTTCTATTGATAATTGGTGGGATTGGTTATCCTGCTTTATATGACATCAAACGTTATATTAGACATAAATTAAAGAAAAAGAAAGAAAAATACCATTTTACTTTATTTACAAAAATTTCAATAATTTCTTACTTTCTAATTTTTATTGTTGGTTTAGCTATAATTATTTCATTTGAATTAACTAGTTCGGGTTTAAATGACTTATGAAATAAATACTATATTCCAACTGATAATTTTAAAGATTATTTACAATGATTAAAATATAGTAAAAACAACTCAACATTAGCATCTCAAATGCTAAGTGAGAATTTTGATCCTTCGAGTTTAGAAGGAATACATAAACAAATTTGAGAATTAATTAACAAACCAAGTAAAAATGGAGAATCATTAATAACCTTTTTAAATTATGGACATTTATACGGTTCTAAGTTTGACAGAATATTCGCATTAATCTTTTCAGCTTTCTCAACTAGAAGTGCTGGATTTGCGACAGTTAATATGAGACATATGACTCATGCAAGTAGTATTACAATAATTATTATGATGTTCATAGGTGCAGCACCTTCATCCACAGGTGGCGGAATTAGAACTACTACTTTTGCAATTTTGATATTAACTATTTATTCAGTCTTAGTTGGTAATAGTAGGGTTAGAATTTTCAAACGTTCAGTTGAACAAAAAACTGTCTTTATGTCAACACAAGTTTTTGCCATTGCTTTATTTTTATTAATTGTTTCTACTATGTTCTTAATAACTTCATTAGATACTTATGGTGGTTTAATACCTACTTCTGAATTATTAAGTGATAAAGATGAGTTAATGATATATAGAGAACATTATCAAATTGAACATTTATTATTTGAAGTGGCAAGTGCTTTCGGTACTACTGGTTTAAGTACAGGTATTACCAAAAATTTAAACAGTTTTTCAAAAATTATGATTATACTTATAATGTTCATCGGACAATTTGGAATTTCTTCAACTTTATTAGTTTGAAAAAGAAAAAAATCAAAAGAAAGAAATTATGAATACATCGATTCTGATGTAGCGATAGGTTAG
- a CDS encoding MAG3720 family protein encodes MYDKTFISFKINMNNIILSVIQQIDKNYVQVESEKTFEYNSFLDDSLSIINQNLSALLKKYNKNDKKINFIFSDQLFSYKYKNQINLIQDNIKSINNQLIIEENSVLLNENVYKYKLNFDDGWTKEYKTLPKNQNYSSAEEYKTQLYINTTNQDVKNYFIQLKNILKHFKQTKSNNYYFYLENQLLANKLSSYKGNQIMVHVLNDKILLNIIKNGIIYAEKIINIGTDLLFENSELKNIDKNILYSRLNEILDRKFHQQFINCDQINKILENNISKLYTALELYIKAFILKLVKNTKNPKIWLHSNNNNLLSYWVVSLKNKNDDFYSKCDFSSLFPYIRNEQFSLISDLDFSFQQAVLASNNNEVDDYSHLQTVTSEFDIEKVKNKSLFTVFKSWFSLNK; translated from the coding sequence ATGTATGACAAAACATTTATAAGTTTTAAAATTAATATGAATAATATTATCCTTTCAGTAATACAACAAATTGACAAAAACTATGTTCAAGTGGAAAGCGAAAAAACATTTGAATATAATAGTTTTTTGGACGATTCTTTATCTATAATCAATCAAAATTTATCAGCTTTATTGAAAAAATATAATAAAAACGATAAAAAAATTAATTTTATATTTTCAGACCAACTTTTTAGTTATAAATATAAAAATCAAATAAATTTAATCCAAGATAACATTAAATCAATAAACAATCAATTAATCATTGAAGAAAATTCAGTTTTATTAAATGAAAATGTATACAAATATAAACTAAATTTTGATGATGGTTGAACAAAAGAATACAAAACTTTACCAAAAAATCAAAACTATTCTTCAGCAGAAGAATACAAAACACAATTATATATAAACACAACAAATCAAGATGTAAAAAATTATTTTATACAACTTAAAAATATATTAAAACACTTTAAACAAACTAAATCAAATAATTATTATTTTTATTTAGAAAATCAATTATTAGCTAACAAGCTTTCGTCTTATAAAGGTAATCAAATTATGGTTCATGTTTTAAACGATAAAATTTTGTTAAATATTATTAAAAACGGAATTATATATGCTGAAAAGATAATAAACATTGGAACTGACTTATTATTCGAAAATAGCGAGCTTAAAAATATTGATAAAAATATTTTATATTCAAGACTTAACGAAATTCTTGATAGAAAATTCCATCAACAATTTATAAATTGTGACCAAATTAATAAAATTTTAGAAAATAATATTAGCAAATTATATACAGCTTTAGAGTTATATATCAAAGCATTTATACTTAAACTAGTTAAAAACACTAAAAACCCTAAAATTTGATTACATTCAAATAACAATAATTTATTATCTTATTGAGTAGTTTCGCTTAAAAATAAAAATGACGATTTTTATTCAAAATGTGATTTTAGCTCATTATTCCCTTATATAAGAAATGAACAATTCAGTTTAATTAGTGATTTAGATTTCTCCTTCCAACAAGCAGTGTTAGCTTCAAACAATAACGAAGTAGATGATTATTCTCATTTACAAACAGTAACAAGTGAATTTGATATAGAAAAAGTTAAAAATAAATCTTTATTTACAGTTTTCAAGTCTTGATTTAGTTTAAATAAATAA